The window GCTTGACCATTCGGACTCAGATCACCACCATGCACGGAAGAATTAGGAGTTCCCACCAGCTCTTGATGAACAAGGTGCAGTCCAGCGCAGTCGGGAGAGCTTGATGATGAACTTGGGGGACAGCTGCTGTTTGGTGAAGATTCAGCAGCAGCTATACCATGATCACTATCTTGCAGCGTGCTCTTCCTAGAAATATCCGAAGTCAGGTCTTTTCCGTAATATACTCTTAATATTTCATGAATTCTTGTCCAAAACGAGGCTTCTGTATCTGCGCGTGTCAAGATGTGGCTATGCTCATAGAGGAACATAGCTGTAAATATGAGGATAGCTAGTGATGAAACAACACCAGCAACGATGAAGAGGCCCCAAAAGCTATCAAGACCAAGAGTGTTGGAACTTCCCACGGTGTCGGAGTTTGAAcaactttcatttttcttgaaCCACTTATCTTCGATGACCTTCATTTTATCTCCCTCGCGCACTTGAGTGAGTGCATCTGAAAAATCACGCGTGAGAAGCGAACCTTCTTGAAAGACCTGCATGTAAcccaaccgaaaaaaaaaatccccacaTCAGAAAACATGTACTAGTTAGAGGAGAGAAGCCCAGAAAGAGAACAAGTGGacttacaaatgcaaaaccATCAGTTTTGAATGTTGGCTCGAAAATGGTATATTTTGAACAATAAGTTGAAACAAAAAGTTTCATGTAGGGCGTTTCATCAAAAGCAGCAGAAATACCTCCGTTTTCATCCCCATCTTGAAGAAGTTTATCCAATTCTTCTCTAGAATAATAGGCCCTAAGTTTATCATCCTGAAATCCTAGTTGCTTCAGAATCCCATAAATAAAAGAACCTCGTAGGTAGCCAACCTTGTCCCCATTCTTAATGAGCGTGTTTATATCAGTGACGGTTGGTTGGAGCTGCTGGACTGTTAATATTGACGTTAAACTGGCAGTATAACTTTGCGTTAGTATGAGAACAACAAAGCACCATACGATCACTACAAATCTAGCCAAGTTGCTCAGCACTAGCTCCCCTGTTTCAAAAGTTGAAAACAGATATGGCATTAATGAGTCATCGAAAAAAACAATTGCTTTGCTTAGTTCATAGAGTGCAGATCAATTGTTTCTACAGCATCAGTGATCACTAAAGAATGATTAACATGATGGGTACTTACGATGTATGAAAAACATGGTTGAGAACGAGAACCAAAAGCTTGTGCCAatttggtgctgtggaggcCCCTGAAAGTCTTTGTTTTTTGGGTGTTCAAGAAACCAGATCACAAAaccaatgaaaataaaaaagcagcAGCTGGTTACCCAAAGGTCCCAGGTCAAAGGCTTCAAGAACACCCAGGTGTTTTTAGCACCATTATTTCCTTTGACAGGCACAACCATCGATACCCCCGCTTCTGTGTACGGCAATGTAAAGTCAACATACAAGGATCTATTTGCTCTAATGGTAATATCTCCAACTAAAGCATCATAGTTCTGTCAAGTAAAAGTGCTAATGTTAACATAATGTCGATAGAATAAACTGTAAAATAATGGGGGGATAAAGAAAGAAGAACTCGTAGAATAAGAGTTTTTACCCCGAGAACTACTTGCTTGATCATATCAATGTAACTTCCAGCTCTTTCACCATTAGGCTTTGCAAAGGGATGAAACTCAAAAGGAGCAGGGTACGGCAATGCCTCTATTACAGCGGTAAAGACATCTATGCAGTATCCAGTGACATTAGTTGTGCCAGTTCTAGAATCATACGTTACATTTATCAATTCATCATACATTAGCTTCGCCGGGACTAGAACCTTTAAGGTCCCATTCGTACTAATCTGCCAACCCCTTGGAACCGAGGTGGTGTCTCCAGGCCATATAATAGGTCCAAGACTGGCATTAGAATTAGAGTGTCTGCTTGTATTTCTGTTCGATTTAATGTTTCTTACGAGTCCATTTTTGGTTGTCCAATATCCAATCCCTCTTTCCCCATTACCGTTAACATTGACTATCTGAAAAGTAGATGATTGTAGTTGCCTATTAATAAGGCTGAAATCTCCTGAAAGACCTCTGAATCTTGTACCTGATAATTCTCGGACAAGTTCTAGACCATTTTGAGAGAACTCTAATCTCTCCAAACCAGTGGAATTGCCAGAATCTTTCATCTTTTGGAAGCGGAAGTTTGTTGTTCCAACCTTCTCAACTGCCATGGCTAGTGCCCAAGCAGCATCATACGCCCACAATCCAAAAATACCCAATTTAACACTAGGGATAGTTGGATTGTCTTGTCGAAATTTTGTTTGCCATCTAGCTCTAAAACTTTCAAGCTCTTTTGTAATGGAAACATAAGTCTTTAAACCCAACACCCCTTGCATGTTGTCTATGTCGACAGAAGAACTCGAGGAAATAAAACTGTTAGTCATCCCATTTGTCATTATCCAAACATAGCCTTCATCCATCATGCCAAAGTCTTTTGCTTTTGAGAAAAACTGAGAGCCAAGATAAGGGGACATATGCACTATGAAGACCCTGGTTCGCATTGACATCAACTTGCGAAGCTCTGCAACAATTTCCTCATCCGTGGCGGTTGAAGGAATGAAACTCCAGTAGGGCACACGAGCACCAACTGCTTGCAAAGCAGTAGTCAGGTAAGGTATTACTCCCTTTCCGAACTCATTGTCAACACTGATGGGCACTGCTTCAGTCCAACCAAAGGCCTGGATGACACTACTAATGGCTTTAACTTGAGATGAGTCATTCTGCGCAATTCGGAAAAAGTATGAACCCTGAAGAGAAGGGCTTGTCGCGGAAAATGATATTATGGGCACCTGAGCTTTGTCTCCAAGCTCAATTACAAAGCTGGCTTGCATTGATGATTCTAACCCTATGATGGCTTGCACTTTCTCATTTTTTATCAAGTCTAGAGCTGTTTCAAAGGTGAAAAatggaaattaattaaactctgATATAACATCAGCCAGAAATAAGCATTTCTGGAAAATTATAATGGTTGATCACGATACAAATCCAACCCAACCAGATCCTTGGATGAGCCACGTTGAAGCAATttcagaaaacaaacaaaattaaggatatatgaattgaagaagaacaagaacagcATGCACTTGTTAGTTAACGAAACTCGAAAGTTgatagcatatatatataaaaagaagTATTATAACAGTTCATTTATGTTATAACAACAAACTTATGTAAAAcctcaacaaaaaaattattgagtaCAGTTGTAGAAAActaacttggagattgaggcttgcttAGATGCAATGTTCTAATGAAAAACTTGGAGAAAACtgacaaacatttttttttttttttttgaaatgcgAAGATAGCTTGTATGAACAGAAAAAAATTTGACGGCAGCCAAAAAACAGTAGCAAGCCAAAGGGCAGCCACTTCAACAAAACAACACTTCTTAACAACATTCCTCATATGTAAGTGGCCGGTGAAAAGCTGTAGAGTATTTGCATAACGACACGGGTTCAAACCCTGCCAGTAGTTAATCTAATACCTAATCTgacaaaatctattgtttgacctaaaaataaaaaaaataaaaaaaaaaaaaaaaagacattccTCAGACACAGCACTtaatagaagaagaaacagCCACcggttaattttttattttttttcattcaatatcgaaaattaaataattaatatttaaatttcccACAAGCCATACTGGCTCATCCTTGGTCGTGCTGAGCGGAATACACCAAGGTTGTGACAGATCACAGACATTTAGCATCTCCAAGTGAAAGTACCGAACCACACCAAATAACATGGAAGACCCCGACCATTTGAACCAATTGGGAATCAACACCCTTAATATTCTAATAGATAGTGAAACATATTTAAGAGAACACACAAAAAAGAGAAGAGGTAGAGAAAGAACCTGCGGTAGCTGCAACAACAACATCTTCTGCAGAGTCCCTTTTGTGTAGGACCAGCCTGGTTTTGTAGTCTGCATGAGAGGCGTAGAAGTTGGCAAGGGCCATGTCAATGCAGCTCATCCCCATTTTCCCAAACCCGGTGTCCAAGTCAAGAACCACTCCCACATGTACTGGGATTAATGTTGTGTTTTGTGCCCCGACgaagaaaattttaaagaataggaagaaaagaaagacgGGTTTGATCATAGGGTTTTTTGTCATGTTTGAATACTCTCTCTTGGATGGCTTGGAATTCATGGCCGGGGGTGAAGGACGCTAAGAACCTTATTTATAAGATGATGAATCGCTGACTGCTGAATTTGAATATTCATAGTCGGTAGGATTTTCAATATAACAAAAGTCCATTTGAATATTCAAACAAAGAAGTGTCCCCTACTGCTGAATCGCTGACTTCTGATGAGGAGGTATTTCAAAGAAATTTCCCATTACCTTAGTCTTAAGTAAGGGGGAAGGTGGCACTGTGCAATTGGAGAgttttttcagtgtgatcggtacACGAGGTGTTACATTATGTGTTGCTATACAAATTGTGGGATATGtgtactaaaaagttaataacttctGGTTTTATAGTCGCTATACAAATTGTGAGATTGGGGTGGGGACGACGGAGAAGGGGATGAGAGTGGATCCACGGGGGAGGGGATGTGGTTGGAAAGGTGGTCGAAGGAGAGGTTTGCGGGACGAGATAGACGGAAATAGGTGGGAACACGGGGCCTGGGAAGAAGCAAGGAAGAATATGAGTGTTTGGGTATGGGTTTAAGATGAAAGGGCTTCACAAGATGTATtcattaaatcattttatacatcaaatatttaatgacaAAATTTGTGGTTTTAAACCTTGGATACAATCAGATAACGGATACCATCCCCTGCTTCTTGAAGAAGGTTTGTTCTCATTCTGCGATCCAATAA of the Pyrus communis chromosome 1, drPyrComm1.1, whole genome shotgun sequence genome contains:
- the LOC137729679 gene encoding glutamate receptor 2.7-like; the encoded protein is MNSKPSKREYSNMTKNPMIKPVFLFFLFFKIFFVGAQNTTLIPVHVGVVLDLDTGFGKMGMSCIDMALANFYASHADYKTRLVLHKRDSAEDVVVAATAALDLIKNEKVQAIIGLESSMQASFVIELGDKAQVPIISFSATSPSLQGSYFFRIAQNDSSQVKAISSVIQAFGWTEAVPISVDNEFGKGVIPYLTTALQAVGARVPYWSFIPSTATDEEIVAELRKLMSMRTRVFIVHMSPYLGSQFFSKAKDFGMMDEGYVWIMTNGMTNSFISSSSSVDIDNMQGVLGLKTYVSITKELESFRARWQTKFRQDNPTIPSVKLGIFGLWAYDAAWALAMAVEKVGTTNFRFQKMKDSGNSTGLERLEFSQNGLELVRELSGTRFRGLSGDFSLINRQLQSSTFQIVNVNGNGERGIGYWTTKNGLVRNIKSNRNTSRHSNSNASLGPIIWPGDTTSVPRGWQISTNGTLKVLVPAKLMYDELINVTYDSRTGTTNVTGYCIDVFTAVIEALPYPAPFEFHPFAKPNGERAGSYIDMIKQVVLGNYDALVGDITIRANRSLYVDFTLPYTEAGVSMVVPVKGNNGAKNTWVFLKPLTWDLWVTSCCFFIFIGFVIWFLEHPKNKDFQGPPQHQIGTSFWFSFSTMFFIHRELVLSNLARFVVIVWCFVVLILTQSYTASLTSILTVQQLQPTVTDINTLIKNGDKVGYLRGSFIYGILKQLGFQDDKLRAYYSREELDKLLQDGDENGGISAAFDETPYMKLFVSTYCSKYTIFEPTFKTDGFAFVFQEGSLLTRDFSDALTQVREGDKMKVIEDKWFKKNESCSNSDTVGSSNTLGLDSFWGLFIVAGVVSSLAILIFTAMFLYEHSHILTRADTEASFWTRIHEILRVYYGKDLTSDISRKSTLQDSDHGIAAAESSPNSSCPPSSSSSSPDCAGLHLVHQELVGTPNSSVHGGDLSPNGQATATQDSSTHEYGINFLPK